DNA from Bacteroidales bacterium:
CCTGGATGCCTTTCACCAAAAAGGGATCAGGCAATATATCCTGTCGGCCTGCGGAAAAGAAGACCTGATGAGGATGATCAACCGTTTCGATCTGGCGGGGAAATTCCAGGAAATATACGGAGCCGATGATATCCACGCCCATGGAAAGACAGAGACCGGTAAAATACTAATACAAAATCATTCTATCGATCCGGAACGTACCTTATTGATTGGTGATACCCTACATGATGCGGAAGTAGCGAAAGCTATCGGAATAAATTACATCCTGTATTCGGGCGGGCATAACAGCTACGATCTGTTGAATAAGGAATCGAGGGTCATCACAGATTTAAAGGAAATATTGACATTATTGCGGTGCGGTAGTTCCACATAGGTATTTATTAGCATAGCATGTCAACAATAGGTAACTATATTAGTTTGACCGAGCATATCACCGTTCCTATTCCAGTGATCACATTTAATATGATGATCATTTCAGAGATCGGTCTGTTGAAATAACCGGCCCTTTTTACCAAAATTTTATGGACAACAAACGGGATCAATCCGCCAAGACCTGTGATAATTCCTATAACCATCCCTGCGGTAGTTTGCTGGTATAATTCGATCACTCCCCAGAAAAAAAGGAGGATAATGGGAACATGCATCAGAAGGAATCCGGTTATTTTTCCGGGCAGTTTCAGTATCTCCCATTCTTCCTCATAGGCCGATTCTATTTCATGCAATAATAAAAGTGTTGCATTCAGGATATAAAATAACAGGGTGATGTTCATATGTTTTTTTTTAACAGGAAATAACCTTTATCCTCATCATAAATCAATCCGTTTGCCAAAAGGACTTTACAGGAAGTAATATTTTCATTGTCGGGTTGTACTATGATTTCAGCGTTTGGCGACAGCCGGTAAATTTCTTTTATGAGCATGGACACGATCTCTTTACCATAACCCTTCCCAAGATGTTCTTCTTCACCGATAAGGTAATCAATACTGAAAACCGCATGCGGCCGGTCAATGGAATACCATTCTTCCTGTGCATCAAAACAGTCGTAATACTGCCCGAAACCAACCGGTGTACTGCCTTTCAAAATCATAAAATGGTTCAGGAAACTGAAACTGCCGTTTCTTTCCCTGATCTCATGCAGCCACTCACCGGCATCATGGTACCATTTCAGGATGTATTCCTTGTTCAGCCAGATGGTCAATTGCGGGATATCGCTGTCTTCAACAGGTCTTAATGTTAATAAATCGCTCATTTTTTGAGACGGTAAATTACCTGAGTCACTCCGTTATTATAACTGGTCTTGTTATCCAGATTCCATTCCCATGCTCCGGAAGAAGCCGGGAATAACCTGATCCCTTTTCCGAGGGTTACCGGAATATAAGTGATCGTTATTTCATCGATCATTCCATGATCCTGTAACATAGCTATGATCTCTCCGCCGCCGACAAGCCAGATATCCTTCCCTTCCTTTTCGCGAAGTTGGCCGATTTTATCCATGATACGTTCATGGATAAAATGAATATCTTCTTCCGCCTTAACCGGATTACGTGTGATCACAAAAGTGGTTTTATCCTTATAAGGCCATACAGGACCCATCCCAAGGATATCCCGGTATGTCCGGCCACCCATGATAATCGTATCGATGGATGCAAAGAAATCATCATATCCGTAGTTTGTTTCGGAATCTACGGGATATTTCATCAACCAGTCCAGATCGCCATCTTCCCGTGCGATATATCCGTCTATGGAGGCTGCTATGTATAATTTGATTTTTTTCATGATGATCAAATCCCCTGCAAGATACAAAAGAAAAGTATGGAACTATCATTCCCGGACGGTTATATTACTTATGGAAAAGGTTCAGAATTAACTTCACTGACACCTTCGTGGTTTAAAGTTCAACGTTTCTGGGTTTATCGAATGGTGTGATGAAGGATGAATAAAATCAATATTTTTATTATTTGTTTTAAAATACGTAATTGATTACGTATTTTTGCAATGTAATTTAAAATCAAATGAACCATGTCCACTTATACGGAAGATAAAAGAAAAGTTACCACCCACAGATTATGGGAGATGAAGCAGAGAGGCGAAAAAATCAGCGTATTGACCGCCTACGATTACACCATGACTAAAATCATAGATGAAGCCGGTATCGATGCGATCATTGTAGGCGATTCTGCTTCCAACACAATGATAGGCAATCATACGACCTTACCTATCACGCTCGACCAGATGATATACCATGCACGATCGGTCGTCAATGCGGCCAAAAGAGCGCTGGTGATCGTAGATATGCCGTTCGGCACCTGTTCGGGAAATCCCCTGAAATCCCTTGATGCAGCCATCAGGATCATGAAAGAGACAGGAGCGGATGCTGTAAAGGTAGAAGGCGGAAAAGAAATCCGGGAAGATGTGAAAAAAATCATCGATGCAGGTATTCCGGTCATGTCCCATCTGGGATTAATGCCTCAGTCGATCAATAAATACGGCACTTACGCCGTCCGCGGAAAGGATGAAAAAGAAGCGGAAAAGCTGATCGACGATTGCCTGTTGATGGAAGCAACCGGGGCTTTCGGCATACTGCTCGAAAAAATTCCGGCTGCACTTGCCACCGAAATTTCCGGTAAACTAAAGATCCCTACGATCGGTATCGGGGCAGGAGCAGGCGCCGATGGACAGGTGCTTGTGATCCATGATATGATGGGCATGAACAGGGAGTTTTCACCCAAATTCCTTCGCCGGTATGCGGACCTCCATACCGTGATGACTGAAGCTACCCAAAACTATATCCATGATATAAAAAATATGAAATTTCCTGCCCAAGAAGAAAGCTATTGAGACATTTTGTTTTCTTCAACAGGTATCTGATTACAGCAATCTTTAATACAAAACAATATGGATTTTTTCAATAAAACAGGTACATTGGCAATGGGAAGCAGGCTTCGCATGCTGTCCGACACGATCACCGAAGATGCAGCATCGATCTATCGGTTATACGGCGCCGATATAAAGGCGAAATGGTTCCCTGTATTTTTTGCTTTGTCGGACGGGGAGCCAAGAACCATCACCGCACTGGCAAAGGAGATCGGACATTCGCATCCGTCGGTCAGCAACATTATCCGTGAAATGTCTTCCAAAGGACTTGTAAAAGAAAAGAAAGACAAGGCGGACGGCAGGCGGAATATGGTGGAACTGTCCCCAAAAGGCAAAGAGATCGCACAAAAAATGCCGGATCAGTACGCTGATGTAAAGGCTGCCATTGACAATATCTTACAACAGACACGGAATAACCTGTGGAAGGCGATTGAAGAGTGGGAATTCCTCCTGTCCGAAAGGCCGCTGCTGAAACGGGTGGAAGATGAGCGAAAGGCACGGGAAAGCAGGAATGTAAAAATAGTCCCGTACGAACCCAAATACCGCCAGGTGTTCAAGGAACTGAATGAGGACTGGATCACTACCCACTTTGAAATGGAAGAAGCCGACCATAAAGCCCTCGATGATCCGGATGAGTATATCCTGGGGAGTGGCGGGATGATATTTATTGCCATTTATAAGGATGAGCCAGTGGGCACCTGCGCATTGATCAAAATGAACGACGGCAATTATGATTACGAATTGGCAAAAATGGCTGTTAATTCCAGGCTAAGGGGATTGAATATCGGCTATCTGCTTGGAAAAGCCGTGATAGAAAAAGCAAAAGAGTCGGGTGCAAAGAAAATCTATCTGGAAAGTAACACTCTTTTAAAGCCTGCCATACAGTTATACCTGAAACTGGGTTTCAAAAAAATAGCCGGGCACACTACCCCCTATAAAAGGTGTAACATACAAATGGAGTTGATATTAAACGAATAACCTATGATATACGAGAATAAAATCGCCATTATCATTAAGAATGATCTGAAAGATTGGCAAAAGCTGAATGTTACGGCCTGTTTGGCAAGTTCTGTTGCCATACAGTTCCCAGAAACCCACGGGAAAAAATTCGTGAATGCTTCAAATTCGACTTTCCTGCCTTTCAGTAGGCATCCGATGATGATATATGCCGCTAATTCCGGCGAGGAAATCAATCGTGCTTTCAGGAGAGCGAAAGAGCGGGATCTGGCTATAGGAATCTATACCGAACCTTTATTCTCGACAAAATGTGAAGAAGAAAATCATGTAGAGATCTCAAAGGCAAGTGATAATGATCAGATATTGGTCGGAATGATCCTGTATGGAGAAAGTAAAAAGGTCAATAAAGCATTGGACGGGTTAAAATTTCATATTTAGAAGCCGCTTAACCATCCATTGTCTCTCGCGATCGTACTGCGGACAAAGTAACCAAAACGACACAACAAGAACCGGTTTTGCCACTTTGCCTGTGAAGAATCGTAACAATAAAATTAACAGGCGGGTACCCTCGTTGATCTCATATAAATGATAAATTTGCACATCATTATCATGTGATCATTCATGCAAAATACAGACTTTGTCATTCAATGGTTCAGGCAATTCGGTTATATCAGCGGCGAAGCCGAAACCGATCTGCTGAAAAAGCAGGGTATACAGATAAAACATGTTAGATATGTTTTACCGGATTCCACAGCTCTACTCCGCCATTTGCCGAATACCATTCGAAAAATATTCCGTGCTGATGATCTGTTTCTAACCTGCGTGCAGGTAATTCCTTAAAATAAAATTCCGTCCACGCTTCTCCCAAATCGGCTCCATCCGGAAGAGAAGCTACCGCATATAAACCTTCTGGGATTTCCAGGCGTTGGATATTGCTGCCCGCATGGTCCTTTTCCATATGATCGATCATGACGGCCAGCATATAAAAATATTGTTTATGGGTATCGTCTGTGTACCACATAACCCCATAAAGACCGGATGATTTTCCGGATAAACCCTGCAGTTCCTCTTTGTGACCGGACCATAATTTACCAACATCCCGGTCGCCATTTTCGAGATCGGTTAAAACGCTATATCCACAGACCACAAATGACTTATGCTCTTCCAAACGTATATCCATCATACTCTTCTATTTAGTTATTATAAAGCAAAAATAATGACTTTATATCTATAAAAGTTATCCAAAATAGCCGGATTATGAGAAACATCCTGATGGTCATCTGCACGTAAAAAGTTGATTTTATGTCTTTTGCCAAAATCGACGGTATAACACCGTTCTACTTTTGTAAAGTCATCGAAAAGGTGAAATGTTATGTGCCTCTATATACAAAACAAAAATAAATCCATTAGATGAGTAAAAAAGTAGTGATTATACCGGCAAGTCCGGAGACTCGCTTTTAACACCTCGTAACAACGACGCTACAACAAACAGGGTATTTTTGTGGAGATGCTGCGATAGATTAAGTATCCCCGTTTTGTATAGAACTAACTCCGTTTTGTATAGCTCTCAGGACACTACCTCCCCGTACCTTTGTACAAACATCAAATCAAGGGTAAAATGGAACATAAAATAATCTTAATCACAGGAGCCTCTGATGGAATCGGGAAAGAAACCGCAAAAACGCTCGCCAAACAAGGACATACAATGATCCTTCATGGCCGCAACAAACATAAAATGCAGGCTGTTTATGATGAGATCAGGAGAGAAACAGGCAATAACAACATAGATATGTTCACAGCCGATTTTCTGTCACTTGCCGAAATAAAACGTTTTGCAGACACCATTAAAAAGAAATACGACCACCTGGACGTACTCATCAATAATGCAGGAGCTCAGTTTGGTGGCAAAAGGGAAACCACAGGCGATGGACACGAAAAAACGATGATGATCAATGTGTTCGCTCCGTTCCTTTTGACAACACTTTTACTCGACTTACTCAAAAAAAGCCCTTCCGCAAGGGTCGTAACTGTTTCGTCGGCTGCACACAAAATGAGCGGGAAACCATATCCGGATGACATAGAACTAAAAGACCATTATTCCATGTCGAGGGCATACGGCTTATCGAAATTATATATTATCTGGGTAATGCGTCATTTCATTACTGAAATGAAAAAAGCAGGCATCAATAGTATCACATTCAATTCGGTGCATCCCGGTTCCGTAAACACAAGCCTGGGCCGTGTATCAACAAAAGATTGGGGAACAAAAATCATTTATTTCCTCTGGAAGCCATTGACGATAAGCGTCGCAAATGGAGCAAAAAGCAGTATCGAAGCTGCTGTATCCCTCAAACTGGAAGGTGTTACAGGCAAATATTTCGGCCCGAAAGGGGAAGAAAAACCCAGTGACAAATATTATTCTGTCGAAAACGAACAGATCGTTTGGGATTACTGTAAAAAAGTAACGGAGGATTATTTATGAAAGCAGCCTTTATCATATTGCTTGTCCTGATAAGTATCCCGACTGTCATATTCGGCCCGCGAATACATAAGGACATCCAAAAGAAACGCAATTATGCGAATACCTACGCGATACAGAATATCGGAAACGGCAAGGATATCCGGGTACGTGATGCCGGAAACTCCGACGGTACAAAAATGATCCTGTACAGTCATCATAATTGGGAGTGTATTACATGGCAGTTGATCGAACTGGGAGATAATATATATTTACTTAAGAACCTGTACACACAGAAGAGCTTCCAGCCTTCTTCGGTTCCGGCAGCGGGCGTGACCCTGTGGCAACAAACATTGGGCGGAAGCCGTTTACAATATTGGGAGTTTGTAAAGCAACCGGGCGACAGCTACCTGATACGCCTGAAAGACACGGAACTGTACCTGACATCGACTTCTGACGAAAACGATTCGGATATTGTCCTTATGCCGGAACAGGATTCTGATAAGCAGCGATGGAGATTGATACGGCAAAACCCTATTATTTAGTGACCTATTTATGAAACGGGGAATTATCCCTATCTTTATGGGTATCGAAAAAGCCTCAAACAAATGGAATTAAACGAATTGAAAATCGGTGACAGCCAAATAATAAAAATAAATACGATCGAGGAGTACACACGGCGGTTTGGTTGTCCGCCTGCCAATCATCCGCTGGTCAGTATCTGCCGTATTGCGGAGGTGAAGGATTTTGTTCCTTTCAACAAGCCGGTTCAGCTTAACTTGTACACTATCGC
Protein-coding regions in this window:
- a CDS encoding HAD family hydrolase; this translates as MNNPDKNFPIKFKETENILWDWNGTLLNDVDVNLKVINRMLSRRGLKQLYLASYKNTFCFPVKLFYEQIGIDLEKESFGEAAEEYISDYRSCEDEIGLNANASFVLDAFHQKGIRQYILSACGKEDLMRMINRFDLAGKFQEIYGADDIHAHGKTETGKILIQNHSIDPERTLLIGDTLHDAEVAKAIGINYILYSGGHNSYDLLNKESRVITDLKEILTLLRCGSST
- a CDS encoding GNAT family N-acetyltransferase, producing MSDLLTLRPVEDSDIPQLTIWLNKEYILKWYHDAGEWLHEIRERNGSFSFLNHFMILKGSTPVGFGQYYDCFDAQEEWYSIDRPHAVFSIDYLIGEEEHLGKGYGKEIVSMLIKEIYRLSPNAEIIVQPDNENITSCKVLLANGLIYDEDKGYFLLKKNI
- a CDS encoding dihydrofolate reductase family protein — translated: MKKIKLYIAASIDGYIAREDGDLDWLMKYPVDSETNYGYDDFFASIDTIIMGGRTYRDILGMGPVWPYKDKTTFVITRNPVKAEEDIHFIHERIMDKIGQLREKEGKDIWLVGGGEIIAMLQDHGMIDEITITYIPVTLGKGIRLFPASSGAWEWNLDNKTSYNNGVTQVIYRLKK
- the panB gene encoding 3-methyl-2-oxobutanoate hydroxymethyltransferase, yielding MSTYTEDKRKVTTHRLWEMKQRGEKISVLTAYDYTMTKIIDEAGIDAIIVGDSASNTMIGNHTTLPITLDQMIYHARSVVNAAKRALVIVDMPFGTCSGNPLKSLDAAIRIMKETGADAVKVEGGKEIREDVKKIIDAGIPVMSHLGLMPQSINKYGTYAVRGKDEKEAEKLIDDCLLMEATGAFGILLEKIPAALATEISGKLKIPTIGIGAGAGADGQVLVIHDMMGMNREFSPKFLRRYADLHTVMTEATQNYIHDIKNMKFPAQEESY
- a CDS encoding GNAT family N-acetyltransferase, whose product is MDFFNKTGTLAMGSRLRMLSDTITEDAASIYRLYGADIKAKWFPVFFALSDGEPRTITALAKEIGHSHPSVSNIIREMSSKGLVKEKKDKADGRRNMVELSPKGKEIAQKMPDQYADVKAAIDNILQQTRNNLWKAIEEWEFLLSERPLLKRVEDERKARESRNVKIVPYEPKYRQVFKELNEDWITTHFEMEEADHKALDDPDEYILGSGGMIFIAIYKDEPVGTCALIKMNDGNYDYELAKMAVNSRLRGLNIGYLLGKAVIEKAKESGAKKIYLESNTLLKPAIQLYLKLGFKKIAGHTTPYKRCNIQMELILNE
- a CDS encoding DUF2000 domain-containing protein, whose translation is MIYENKIAIIIKNDLKDWQKLNVTACLASSVAIQFPETHGKKFVNASNSTFLPFSRHPMMIYAANSGEEINRAFRRAKERDLAIGIYTEPLFSTKCEEENHVEISKASDNDQILVGMILYGESKKVNKALDGLKFHI
- a CDS encoding GyrI-like domain-containing protein, with the translated sequence MMDIRLEEHKSFVVCGYSVLTDLENGDRDVGKLWSGHKEELQGLSGKSSGLYGVMWYTDDTHKQYFYMLAVMIDHMEKDHAGSNIQRLEIPEGLYAVASLPDGADLGEAWTEFYFKELPARRLETDHQHGIFFEWYSANGGVELWNPVKHI
- a CDS encoding SDR family NAD(P)-dependent oxidoreductase gives rise to the protein MEHKIILITGASDGIGKETAKTLAKQGHTMILHGRNKHKMQAVYDEIRRETGNNNIDMFTADFLSLAEIKRFADTIKKKYDHLDVLINNAGAQFGGKRETTGDGHEKTMMINVFAPFLLTTLLLDLLKKSPSARVVTVSSAAHKMSGKPYPDDIELKDHYSMSRAYGLSKLYIIWVMRHFITEMKKAGINSITFNSVHPGSVNTSLGRVSTKDWGTKIIYFLWKPLTISVANGAKSSIEAAVSLKLEGVTGKYFGPKGEEKPSDKYYSVENEQIVWDYCKKVTEDYL
- a CDS encoding RICIN domain-containing protein — translated: MKAAFIILLVLISIPTVIFGPRIHKDIQKKRNYANTYAIQNIGNGKDIRVRDAGNSDGTKMILYSHHNWECITWQLIELGDNIYLLKNLYTQKSFQPSSVPAAGVTLWQQTLGGSRLQYWEFVKQPGDSYLIRLKDTELYLTSTSDENDSDIVLMPEQDSDKQRWRLIRQNPII